Proteins encoded within one genomic window of Lactococcus garvieae:
- the frr gene encoding ribosome recycling factor: MSNEIIDNAKERMKNSLNSLQRDLGHIRAGRANASLLDRISVEYYGAPTPLNQLASITIPEARVLMITPFDKTILKEIEHALNASDIGITPANDGSVIRLVIPMLTEERRKELVKEMGKYIEGAKVAIRNIRRDAIDTAKKQEKAKEITEDDLKVLEKDIQTATDNAVKEADKMAAEKEKELLDV; this comes from the coding sequence ATGTCAAACGAAATTATCGACAATGCCAAAGAACGTATGAAGAACTCGCTTAACAGCTTGCAACGTGACCTCGGTCATATCCGTGCTGGTCGTGCAAATGCCAGCTTGCTTGACCGTATCTCTGTAGAATACTACGGAGCTCCAACACCATTGAACCAATTGGCTTCAATCACTATTCCAGAAGCCCGTGTTTTGATGATCACACCTTTCGATAAAACAATCTTGAAAGAGATTGAACACGCCTTGAATGCAAGTGATATTGGAATTACACCAGCAAATGACGGTTCAGTTATTCGCTTGGTTATCCCAATGTTGACAGAAGAACGTCGTAAAGAGCTTGTTAAAGAAATGGGCAAATATATCGAAGGTGCTAAAGTAGCCATCCGTAACATCCGTCGTGATGCCATTGATACTGCGAAAAAGCAAGAAAAAGCAAAAGAAATCACGGAAGATGATTTAAAAGTGCTTGAAAAAGATATCCAAACAGCAACGGACAATGCTGTTAAAGAAGCAGATAAAATGGCTGCGGAAAAAGAAAAAGAACTTTTGGATGTTTAA
- the pyrH gene encoding UMP kinase, which produces MADIKYKRVLLKLSGEALAGDKGFGIDPETVKKVAEELKEVYALGAELAIVCGGGNIWRGVTGEKIGMERAQADYMGMLATIMNGLALQDTLEALGVPTRVQTAIEMKAVAEPYIRRRAERHLEKGRVVIFAGGTGSPYFSTDTTSALRAAEINADVILMAKNGVDGVYNADPNLDETAVKFDNLTHMDVITKGLHVMDSTASTMSMDNHIPLVVFNMNETGNIKRVVLGEEIGTTVE; this is translated from the coding sequence ATGGCTGATATTAAATATAAACGCGTACTTTTGAAACTTTCGGGCGAAGCTTTAGCAGGGGACAAAGGATTCGGAATCGACCCAGAAACAGTAAAAAAAGTTGCTGAAGAGCTTAAAGAAGTATATGCTCTTGGGGCAGAGTTGGCTATTGTTTGTGGTGGCGGAAATATCTGGCGTGGAGTAACCGGCGAAAAGATTGGCATGGAACGTGCGCAAGCAGACTACATGGGGATGTTGGCAACGATTATGAATGGACTTGCTCTTCAAGATACACTGGAAGCGTTAGGTGTACCCACTCGTGTTCAAACCGCTATTGAAATGAAAGCAGTAGCTGAACCGTATATTCGTCGTCGTGCAGAACGTCATCTTGAAAAAGGACGTGTTGTTATCTTTGCTGGTGGTACTGGTTCACCTTACTTTTCAACAGATACAACATCCGCACTACGTGCAGCCGAAATTAATGCTGATGTTATCTTGATGGCTAAAAACGGTGTAGATGGTGTCTACAACGCTGATCCAAATCTTGATGAAACAGCCGTTAAATTTGACAACTTGACTCATATGGATGTCATCACTAAAGGTTTGCATGTCATGGATTCAACAGCTTCAACTATGTCAATGGATAACCACATCCCATTAGTGGTTTTCAATATGAACGAAACTGGAAATATCAAACGTGTTGTTCTCGGTGAAGAAATCGGAACAACTGTAGAATAA
- a CDS encoding acetate kinase: MEKTLAVNAGSSSLKWQLYDMPEEKVIAKGIFERIGLKDSISTTKFDEQVHKREQDIVDHRQAVLLLMDELIHFKLISSFREITAIGHRVVAGGEFFKTSTVITPEVLEEIKNLSILAPLHNPANVLGIEAFKRLLPDALAVAVFDTAFHTTLPEKAYRYPIPTKYYTDYAIRKYGAHGTSHMYVSREAAKVLGKPLEELKLITAHIGNGASITAIECGKSVDTSMGFTPLAGVMMGTRSGEMDPSVISYMLESDPSLRSAQDVIDVLNKKSGLLGVSEFSSDMRDLEEARNSGDEKAMLAYEMFIDRLKKFIAQYFGVLNGADALIFTAGIGENDTDARRDIVAGLSWFGMEIDPEKNVRGANGIISTPESRVKVLVIPTDEELVIARDVEAAKNK, translated from the coding sequence ATGGAAAAAACACTCGCTGTTAATGCTGGCTCATCTTCACTAAAATGGCAACTCTATGATATGCCTGAAGAAAAAGTTATTGCTAAAGGTATCTTCGAGCGTATCGGCTTGAAGGACTCTATTTCAACTACAAAATTTGATGAGCAAGTGCACAAAAGAGAACAAGATATTGTGGATCACCGTCAAGCAGTCTTGCTCCTGATGGACGAGTTAATACACTTTAAACTGATCAGCAGTTTCCGCGAAATAACAGCTATTGGTCATCGTGTTGTGGCTGGTGGAGAGTTTTTCAAGACTTCTACTGTGATAACACCAGAAGTTCTCGAAGAAATAAAAAACCTTTCGATTTTAGCACCTTTACATAATCCCGCAAATGTTTTGGGGATTGAAGCCTTTAAGCGACTTCTACCTGATGCGCTTGCTGTCGCTGTATTTGACACAGCTTTCCACACGACTTTACCAGAAAAAGCTTACCGTTATCCAATACCAACAAAATACTATACAGACTATGCTATTCGTAAATACGGTGCGCATGGAACATCACATATGTATGTTTCTCGTGAAGCAGCAAAAGTTCTTGGAAAACCACTTGAGGAGTTAAAATTAATAACGGCTCACATCGGTAACGGTGCGTCTATTACAGCTATTGAATGTGGAAAATCTGTGGATACTTCAATGGGCTTCACTCCTTTGGCAGGTGTAATGATGGGGACACGTTCAGGTGAAATGGATCCATCAGTTATCTCATATATGCTTGAAAGTGATCCTAGCTTGCGTTCAGCTCAAGATGTTATTGACGTGCTCAATAAAAAATCAGGCTTGCTCGGTGTATCTGAATTTTCAAGTGATATGCGTGACCTTGAAGAAGCGCGTAATTCAGGTGACGAAAAAGCTATGCTTGCCTATGAGATGTTTATTGACCGTTTGAAAAAATTCATCGCTCAGTACTTTGGTGTGCTCAATGGTGCAGATGCTCTGATCTTTACAGCAGGTATTGGTGAGAATGATACAGATGCACGTCGTGATATTGTAGCAGGCCTTTCATGGTTTGGTATGGAAATTGATCCAGAAAAAAATGTCCGCGGTGCCAATGGTATTATTTCAACACCCGAATCACGTGTAAAAGTTTTGGTTATTCCTACAGATGAAGAACTAGTTATTGCGCGTGATGTCGAAGCAGCAAAAAATAAATAA
- a CDS encoding acetate kinase, which yields MTKTLAVNAGSSSMKWQMYEMPEEKVLAKGLIERIGLKDSITTVKFNDQKEERILDIVDHTQAVHILLEDLKRFHIVEEFTEITGVGHRVVAGGEIFKQSTLIDQEVLKQIEELAPLAPLHNPANAAGIKAFLELLPDATAVAVFDTAFHTTMPEKAFRYPLPKKYYTDNAVRKYGAHGTSHMFVAQEAAKMLGKDIKDTKIITAHIGNGGSITAVKGGESVDTSMGFTPLAGIMMGTRTGDMDPSVFPYLIANDDALKDAQDVVNMMNKESGLYGVSGLSSDMREIIEARDAGNEDATLAFEMYVDRIQKFIGQYLAVLNGADAIVFTAGVGENSAPVREGVLKGLSWFGIDVDFSKNVLGFEGEMSTPESRVKVFVIPTDEELVIARDVESAKTK from the coding sequence ATGACAAAAACTCTTGCGGTTAATGCTGGTTCATCATCAATGAAATGGCAAATGTACGAAATGCCAGAAGAAAAAGTTCTTGCAAAAGGCTTGATTGAACGCATTGGCTTGAAAGATTCAATCACAACTGTGAAATTTAATGATCAAAAAGAAGAACGTATACTTGATATCGTCGATCATACGCAAGCAGTGCACATTTTACTTGAAGACTTGAAACGTTTCCATATTGTGGAAGAATTTACTGAAATTACAGGAGTTGGCCACCGTGTGGTTGCTGGGGGAGAAATCTTCAAACAATCAACTTTGATTGACCAAGAAGTTTTGAAACAAATCGAAGAACTTGCACCACTTGCTCCTTTGCATAATCCAGCTAATGCAGCAGGAATCAAAGCCTTCTTGGAACTCTTACCTGATGCAACAGCAGTGGCCGTATTTGATACAGCTTTCCACACAACGATGCCTGAAAAAGCTTTCCGCTACCCATTGCCAAAAAAATATTACACAGATAATGCTGTTCGTAAATATGGTGCACATGGAACGTCACACATGTTTGTTGCTCAAGAAGCTGCAAAAATGTTAGGCAAAGATATTAAAGACACTAAAATCATCACTGCCCATATCGGTAATGGAGGCTCAATTACAGCTGTTAAAGGTGGAGAATCTGTGGATACTTCAATGGGCTTCACACCTTTAGCAGGTATCATGATGGGAACACGTACAGGAGATATGGATCCTTCTGTATTCCCTTATCTTATTGCAAATGATGATGCTCTTAAAGATGCTCAAGATGTTGTCAATATGATGAATAAAGAATCTGGTTTGTACGGTGTATCAGGTCTTTCCTCAGATATGCGAGAAATTATCGAAGCCCGTGATGCAGGAAACGAAGACGCGACCTTGGCTTTTGAAATGTATGTGGATCGTATTCAAAAATTTATCGGACAATACTTGGCTGTTTTGAATGGAGCAGATGCTATTGTCTTTACTGCAGGTGTTGGTGAAAACTCAGCTCCCGTACGTGAAGGTGTTCTTAAAGGCCTGTCATGGTTTGGCATTGATGTTGATTTTTCTAAAAATGTGCTTGGTTTTGAAGGAGAAATGTCAACACCAGAATCACGTGTAAAAGTTTTTGTAATCCCAACAGATGAAGAACTTGTTATTGCGCGTGACGTTGAGTCAGCAAAAACAAAATAA
- a CDS encoding class I SAM-dependent methyltransferase, whose protein sequence is MDIEKIEKAFGLVLDNIMAIQAELMTDFYDAFVEQNAAYLGALEFAEITKENNDKVRAMNLSKGEWQKLFQFVLLQGSRIAPMQANHNLTPDSIGFIFNFIIEDLHKDHKVRVLEFGSGTGNLAETLLVHMQKELDYVGFEVDDLLLDLSASMSEVMGTDASFTQIDAVKPQALEAVDVVISDLPVGYYPDDETASHFQVHDKSEHTYVHHLMIEQSFKYLKETGFALFLAPDNLLTSAQSELLKNWIKDNAHVAAVVTLPSSLFKGAGKSIYLLSKKQSNTPTFVYPLADLADRALLQEFMSEFVKNVKI, encoded by the coding sequence ATGGATATAGAAAAAATCGAAAAAGCTTTTGGACTCGTACTTGATAATATCATGGCAATCCAAGCAGAACTTATGACGGATTTTTACGATGCTTTTGTGGAACAAAATGCCGCCTATCTCGGTGCTCTGGAATTTGCTGAAATTACAAAAGAAAATAATGATAAAGTGCGTGCGATGAACTTAAGCAAAGGCGAATGGCAAAAACTCTTCCAATTTGTTTTGCTTCAAGGCTCACGTATAGCACCGATGCAAGCAAATCATAATCTCACACCTGATTCTATTGGTTTTATCTTTAATTTTATTATTGAAGATCTCCACAAAGATCATAAAGTTCGTGTTTTAGAGTTTGGTTCAGGCACGGGAAATCTAGCAGAGACTCTTCTGGTTCATATGCAAAAAGAGTTGGACTATGTTGGTTTTGAAGTGGATGACTTATTACTGGATCTTTCTGCCTCAATGTCAGAAGTGATGGGTACGGATGCGAGCTTCACACAAATAGATGCTGTGAAACCCCAAGCCCTAGAAGCTGTGGATGTGGTAATCAGTGATTTGCCTGTGGGATATTATCCTGATGACGAAACAGCCAGTCATTTTCAAGTGCACGATAAGTCAGAACACACCTATGTACATCACTTGATGATCGAACAATCTTTCAAGTATCTTAAAGAGACAGGGTTTGCTCTCTTCCTCGCCCCAGATAACCTTTTAACGAGTGCCCAATCAGAACTTTTGAAGAATTGGATAAAAGACAATGCTCATGTGGCAGCAGTTGTTACATTGCCGTCTTCTCTATTTAAAGGGGCTGGGAAGTCAATTTATTTGTTAAGTAAAAAACAAAGTAATACACCTACATTTGTCTACCCACTCGCTGATTTAGCCGACCGTGCTCTTTTGCAAGAATTTATGTCTGAGTTTGTGAAAAATGTGAAGATTTGA
- a CDS encoding DUF3165 family protein, with the protein MFYLILLVLFALGYIFLMPKDVRRSTDIFVFAAVSVLIVAVAIGQAVSHRAALYEIAMIVALLVLAFKALVEIEKL; encoded by the coding sequence ATGTTTTATCTGATACTTTTAGTTTTATTTGCCTTAGGCTATATCTTTTTAATGCCTAAAGATGTTCGAAGAAGTACAGATATCTTTGTTTTTGCTGCTGTGTCTGTGTTAATCGTAGCTGTGGCCATCGGTCAAGCCGTTAGCCACCGTGCAGCCTTATATGAAATAGCAATGATAGTTGCCCTCTTAGTTCTTGCTTTTAAGGCACTCGTAGAAATTGAAAAATTATAA
- the typA gene encoding translational GTPase TypA, translating into MTKLRENIRNVAIIAHVDHGKTTLVDELLKQSQTLDARTNLAERAMDSNALEQERGITILAKNTAVEFGDTRINILDTPGHADFGGEVERIMKMVDGVVLVVDAYEGTMPQTRFVLKKALDQNLTPIVVVNKIDKPSARPQEVVDEVLELFIELGADDDQLDFPVVYASAINGSSSLSDNPADQEATMDPIFNTIIEHIPAPVDNSDEPLQFQVSLLDYNDFVGRIGIGRVFRGTIKVGDNVTLSKLDGSTKNFRVTKLFGFFGLDRQEITEAKAGDLIAVSGMDDIFVGETVTPTDTIEPLPVLHIDEPTLQMTFLVNNSPFAGREGKWVTARKVEERLQAELQTDVSLRVENTDSPDKWIVSGRGELHLSILIETMRREGYELQVSRPEVIVKEIDGVECEPFERVRIDTPEEYQGSIIQALSERKGDMLDMEITGNGQARLVFLVPARGLIGFTTEFMSMTRGYGIMNHTFDQYMPMVKGTIGGRSRGALISMDQGSVTSYAMGYVQERGTLFVDAGTEVYGGMIIGEHSRDNDLTVNVTKAKQQTNVRSSNKDSTSVLNASKILSLEESLEFLGDDEYMEVTPESIRLRKQILDKAMREKATKKKKTAE; encoded by the coding sequence TTGACTAAATTACGCGAAAACATCAGAAACGTTGCGATTATTGCCCACGTCGACCATGGTAAAACAACTTTGGTTGATGAGTTGCTTAAACAATCTCAAACTCTTGATGCCCGTACTAACCTTGCTGAACGCGCTATGGACTCTAACGCCCTTGAACAAGAACGCGGGATTACAATCCTTGCTAAAAATACAGCCGTAGAATTCGGTGACACACGCATCAACATCTTGGACACACCAGGTCACGCGGACTTCGGTGGTGAAGTAGAACGTATCATGAAAATGGTTGACGGTGTTGTGCTTGTTGTCGATGCTTACGAAGGTACTATGCCTCAAACACGTTTCGTTTTGAAAAAAGCATTGGACCAAAACTTGACACCAATCGTTGTTGTAAACAAAATTGACAAACCATCTGCACGTCCGCAAGAAGTTGTTGACGAAGTATTGGAACTTTTCATCGAACTTGGTGCCGATGATGATCAATTGGACTTCCCAGTAGTTTACGCATCAGCAATTAACGGTTCATCTTCATTAAGTGATAACCCAGCTGATCAAGAAGCAACAATGGATCCAATCTTCAACACAATTATTGAACACATCCCAGCTCCAGTAGATAACTCTGACGAACCATTGCAATTCCAAGTTTCACTTTTGGACTACAATGACTTCGTTGGACGTATCGGTATTGGTCGTGTGTTCCGTGGAACAATCAAAGTTGGGGACAATGTTACTTTGTCTAAACTTGACGGCTCAACTAAAAACTTCCGTGTTACAAAACTCTTTGGTTTCTTCGGTCTTGACCGTCAAGAAATCACAGAAGCAAAAGCGGGAGATTTGATTGCTGTTTCTGGTATGGATGATATCTTCGTTGGTGAAACTGTAACTCCAACAGATACAATCGAGCCATTGCCAGTGCTTCACATTGACGAACCAACTCTTCAAATGACTTTCCTTGTAAATAACTCACCATTCGCTGGCCGTGAAGGTAAATGGGTAACTGCACGTAAAGTTGAAGAACGCTTGCAAGCAGAACTTCAAACAGACGTATCTCTTCGTGTTGAAAATACTGATTCACCAGATAAATGGATCGTTTCAGGACGTGGTGAATTACACTTGTCTATCCTTATCGAAACAATGCGTCGTGAAGGTTATGAACTTCAAGTTTCACGTCCAGAAGTTATCGTTAAAGAAATCGACGGTGTAGAGTGTGAACCATTTGAACGTGTTCGTATCGACACACCTGAAGAATATCAAGGTTCTATCATCCAAGCCCTTTCAGAACGTAAAGGTGATATGTTGGATATGGAAATCACAGGTAACGGTCAAGCACGTTTGGTCTTCTTAGTTCCAGCACGTGGTTTGATTGGTTTCACAACAGAATTTATGTCAATGACACGTGGTTATGGTATCATGAACCACACATTTGACCAATATATGCCAATGGTTAAAGGAACAATCGGTGGACGTAGCCGCGGTGCTTTGATCTCTATGGACCAAGGTTCTGTAACATCTTACGCGATGGGTTACGTACAAGAACGTGGTACACTTTTTGTTGATGCTGGTACAGAAGTTTACGGCGGTATGATTATCGGTGAACACTCACGTGATAACGACTTGACTGTTAACGTAACAAAAGCTAAACAACAAACAAACGTACGTTCATCTAATAAAGATTCAACTTCAGTTCTTAACGCTTCTAAAATCTTGTCACTTGAAGAATCACTTGAATTCTTGGGCGATGATGAATACATGGAAGTAACACCAGAATCTATTCGCTTGCGTAAACAAATCCTTGACAAAGCAATGCGTGAAAAAGCTACTAAAAAGAAAAAAACTGCTGAATAA
- a CDS encoding YqgQ family protein yields the protein METLYDVQELLKKYGFINFMTNRLDAIYFMQQELTKMVDQGIFEKSDKDYLTAQLILRREERIEKEKLNG from the coding sequence ATGGAAACACTTTATGATGTACAGGAATTGTTAAAGAAATACGGTTTTATTAATTTCATGACCAATCGCTTAGATGCGATTTATTTTATGCAACAGGAACTTACAAAAATGGTTGACCAAGGTATCTTTGAGAAAAGCGATAAAGATTATCTTACCGCTCAGCTTATTTTGCGTCGTGAAGAAAGAATTGAGAAGGAAAAACTAAATGGCTAA
- a CDS encoding ROK family glucokinase has translation MANKIIGIDLGGTSIKFGILTLDGEVQDKWTIPTNVLSDGKHIVPDIIESINHRLDLYKLDKSDFIGIGMGTPGTVDIESATVRGAYNLNWADVQEVGVPISQGVGLPFVLDNDANVAALGERWVGAGENQPDVVFITLGTGVGGGIVAAGNLIHGVVGAAGEIGHIVVEPHNGFACTCGNSGCLETVTSATGVVRLARKFAEEYEGDSHIKASIDNGEDVTSKDIFMAAEAGDAFALSVVEKFAYYLGFACANLGSTLNPAAIVIGGGVSAAGEFLRAKVETYFQKYSFSTVRDSTKIKLAELGNDAGIIGAASLALKFKK, from the coding sequence ATGGCTAACAAAATTATTGGTATTGATCTTGGTGGAACATCTATCAAATTTGGTATTCTGACACTAGATGGAGAAGTTCAAGATAAATGGACTATCCCAACAAATGTTCTCAGCGACGGCAAGCACATCGTCCCTGATATTATTGAATCTATTAATCATCGTCTCGATCTTTACAAATTGGATAAATCAGACTTCATCGGTATTGGTATGGGGACACCAGGAACTGTTGACATTGAGTCGGCGACAGTTCGTGGTGCATACAATCTAAACTGGGCGGACGTCCAAGAAGTTGGAGTCCCAATCAGCCAAGGAGTTGGTCTTCCTTTTGTCCTTGATAATGATGCCAACGTCGCTGCATTAGGCGAGCGCTGGGTTGGTGCTGGTGAAAATCAACCTGACGTTGTCTTCATCACTTTAGGAACTGGTGTTGGTGGCGGTATAGTTGCAGCTGGCAATCTCATTCATGGTGTTGTGGGTGCAGCTGGGGAAATTGGTCACATCGTCGTAGAACCTCACAACGGTTTTGCATGTACTTGTGGAAATTCAGGATGCTTAGAAACAGTTACCTCTGCTACTGGTGTAGTACGTTTAGCAAGAAAGTTTGCTGAAGAGTACGAAGGTGACAGTCACATCAAAGCAAGCATTGACAACGGTGAAGATGTCACTTCTAAAGACATCTTTATGGCTGCTGAAGCTGGCGATGCCTTTGCACTTAGTGTGGTTGAGAAGTTTGCATACTACCTTGGCTTTGCTTGTGCAAATCTTGGAAGTACGCTCAACCCTGCTGCTATCGTTATCGGTGGTGGAGTATCTGCCGCGGGTGAGTTTCTCCGTGCAAAAGTAGAAACTTATTTCCAAAAGTACTCTTTTTCAACTGTCCGTGACTCAACAAAAATCAAACTTGCTGAACTGGGAAATGATGCTGGCATCATCGGAGCAGCAAGCCTTGCTTTAAAATTTAAAAAATAA
- a CDS encoding rhodanese-like domain-containing protein, with the protein MIWIIDILLIAIIVVFFIYPRWTLKRNAKVVEQPEFERLMATSQLIDIREAADFRAKHILGARNLPASQMEQSLNAISKNKPVLLYENGKPTASVKVAKQLKKAGVPEVYILKAGLNSWSGKIKNG; encoded by the coding sequence ATGATTTGGATCATTGACATCTTACTTATAGCTATCATAGTCGTCTTCTTTATCTACCCACGTTGGACACTTAAACGTAATGCCAAAGTAGTAGAGCAACCAGAATTCGAGCGCTTGATGGCTACATCGCAGCTTATTGATATACGTGAAGCTGCGGATTTCCGTGCAAAGCACATCCTTGGAGCTCGTAACCTCCCTGCTTCACAAATGGAACAAAGCTTGAATGCTATAAGCAAAAATAAGCCTGTTTTACTTTATGAAAATGGCAAACCTACTGCTTCAGTAAAAGTTGCCAAACAACTTAAAAAAGCTGGAGTCCCAGAGGTTTACATCCTCAAAGCAGGCTTGAACAGCTGGTCTGGAAAAATTAAAAATGGATAA
- a CDS encoding Dps family protein translates to MSKEKTQEVLNQTVADLSKAAALVHQTHWYMRGSGFLNLHPKMDEFMDGLNEHLDEFAERLITIGGSPVSTLKEFDEKSKIQLETATWDKSMSERLHGVLDTYKYLAQLFQEGIDTAESEGDAVTVDLYTVALGDVEKTIWMLDAELG, encoded by the coding sequence ATGTCAAAGGAAAAAACACAAGAAGTTTTGAATCAAACTGTTGCTGATCTATCTAAAGCTGCAGCTCTTGTGCACCAAACACACTGGTACATGCGTGGTTCTGGTTTCTTGAACTTGCATCCTAAAATGGACGAGTTCATGGATGGGCTCAACGAACACTTAGATGAGTTCGCGGAACGTTTGATTACTATTGGTGGTTCACCTGTTTCGACGCTTAAGGAATTTGATGAAAAATCGAAGATTCAACTTGAGACAGCAACTTGGGATAAATCAATGTCTGAACGTTTACATGGTGTGTTAGATACTTATAAATACTTGGCACAACTTTTCCAAGAAGGCATAGATACAGCTGAGTCTGAAGGAGATGCAGTTACTGTTGATCTCTACACAGTAGCCCTCGGTGATGTTGAGAAAACAATCTGGATGCTGGATGCAGAACTCGGATAA
- the dinB gene encoding DNA polymerase IV, whose product MLTFPLINDTSRKIIHIDMDAFFASVEVRDNPKLKGKPVVIARNPMETGGRGVVSTCSYEARVFGIHSAMSAKEAYDLCPQAIFISGNYEKYRAVSKQVREIFNRYTEEVEAASIDEAYLDVTENKIGSTSAIKIAKLIQHDIYVELGLTCSAGVSYNKFLAKIASDYEKPHGLTVIMPDDAKEFLAELPVEKFHGVGKATGAKLHDMGIFKGADIQKADPLDLADRFGIYGWNLFLKANGIHDSAVVTSRQRKSVGKERTYGKLLYQIEDIKQELANLSERVSRNLNQHQLTGDTVVLKLRYSDFRTLTKRKKFAEKISKADDIAHTAHDLLEEIDYDDTLGVRLLGVTLTGFGVEELRLDMQD is encoded by the coding sequence ATGTTAACTTTCCCACTGATCAATGATACATCTCGCAAAATCATCCATATCGATATGGATGCCTTTTTTGCATCTGTGGAAGTTCGGGATAATCCTAAGCTAAAAGGAAAACCAGTTGTGATAGCACGAAATCCTATGGAAACAGGTGGACGTGGTGTTGTCTCGACCTGTTCATATGAGGCGAGAGTTTTTGGGATTCATTCAGCAATGAGTGCTAAAGAAGCCTATGATTTATGTCCACAAGCCATTTTTATTAGTGGTAACTATGAAAAGTATCGTGCAGTATCCAAGCAAGTTCGTGAGATATTCAACCGCTATACAGAGGAGGTTGAGGCAGCTTCTATTGATGAAGCTTATCTTGATGTAACAGAAAATAAAATAGGGTCAACAAGTGCGATTAAGATAGCAAAACTCATTCAGCATGACATATATGTGGAACTTGGTCTAACTTGTTCAGCTGGGGTTTCTTATAACAAATTTTTAGCAAAAATTGCTTCAGACTATGAGAAACCGCATGGACTGACGGTGATTATGCCTGATGATGCGAAAGAATTTCTAGCTGAGCTTCCAGTAGAAAAGTTTCACGGGGTGGGCAAGGCAACAGGAGCTAAACTCCATGATATGGGTATATTTAAAGGAGCAGATATTCAAAAAGCTGACCCCTTAGACTTAGCAGATCGTTTTGGTATATATGGTTGGAATCTTTTTCTTAAAGCCAATGGTATCCATGATTCAGCAGTCGTTACCAGTCGGCAACGCAAGTCCGTAGGAAAAGAAAGAACCTATGGTAAACTACTTTATCAGATAGAGGATATCAAACAAGAACTAGCTAATCTGTCCGAGCGCGTTTCAAGGAATCTCAACCAACATCAGCTGACCGGGGATACGGTGGTTCTAAAACTACGTTATTCCGACTTTAGAACGTTAACCAAGCGAAAGAAGTTCGCCGAAAAGATAAGCAAAGCAGACGATATAGCACATACGGCCCATGATTTACTTGAAGAAATTGACTATGATGACACTCTAGGGGTACGCCTACTTGGGGTCACTCTTACAGGATTTGGGGTAGAAGAATTACGATTAGATATGCAAGACTAA